Part of the Halopseudomonas maritima genome, CGTGGCCTGGTCAAGTTACAGCGTCAGGGTGATCAGTGGGGCTGCCCGCTGGCGGGTTGTGTGCTGCTCGCCGAGCGCCGCTTTCTGCCCACCGAACCCTTTGGGCCGGGCATCCTCAACCGCGAGGTGATGCCGGTCGACTTTTCTGATCTGGCGTTCTGGAAGGGCTGGCTCTGGACATTGGAGCGTAACGCCCATCAGGTATGTCGGCGTAATCCGCTGTCCGGCAAGCGCGAACGCTGCTGGTCGTATGCCCAGTCGGTTTTGGTTGAGCCCTATTTCTATCCTGATGCGCCTTTTGGTCTAGCAGAAGCGCTGCTGATCAGCGAAGAGGGCATTGTCATCGGTCTGGACAACAACAACCGGCTGCGCCCGGATGGCGACGCGCGGCCCTGGCTGTTTCACTTTGCGCTGCCTGACGACTGGCAGGAGGACGTGACGCCGTGAGCGAATCGACGCCTCCCTCCCAGCGCAAGCTGGGTACCGGCATGATGATTCTGGCGTGGATTGCCGGCCTGTTGCTGGCTGCTTTCTGGTTCAGTGGCGTGGAAGAGCGTCAGCGCAACCCCAACCAAAACCCCGAGTCCAGTCGCCTGGACAGCGCGGTCGAGGTGCGGCTTGAGGCCAATCGGCAAGGGCACTATCTGGTTAACGGGCGCATCAACAGCCGCGCCGTTACTCTGCTGGTGGATACCGGGGCGAGTTTTGTTGCCGTGCCGGCCGGTCTGGCCGAGGAGCTGGGGCTGGAGCGCGGCCGGCAATTCATGGTTGATACCGCCAACGGCACAGCACAAGGCTATGCCACCCGGTTGAACAGCCTGCAGATTGGCGACATTCGCCTGTATGACGTGGAGGCCGGCATTGTGCCTGGCATGGGCGGCGATGAAGTGCTGCTGGGCATGAGCGCTTTACGTCAGCTGGATTTTCGTTCGCAGGGCGGTGATCTGCTGCTGCGACAGTACCAATAAGTGTTCAAGCGGGCAGCCCGGTGCTGCCCACCTGTGGAGATAATGCATGAGTGATGGACTGGACCTGAGCCTGGATGGCGTAGAGCGTCGCTCGCTGGCGTCCTTTACCGAGGAGGCCTACCTCAACTATTCCATGTACGTGATCATGGATCGGGCCCTGCCGCACATTGGCGACGGCCTCAAACCGGTACAGCGGCGCATTGTCTATGCCATGAGCGAGCTGGGGCTGTCGGCCAGCTCCAAGCACAAGAAGTCGGCCCGTACCGTGGGTGATGTGCTGGGCAAATACCATCCGCACGGCGATTCGGCCTGTTACGAGGCCATGGTGCTGATGGCACAGCCCTTCTCCTACCGCTATCCACTGGTAGACGGCCAGGGTAACTGGGGCGCGCCGGACGATCCCAAGTCCTTCGCCGCCATGCGCTACACCGAGGCTCGTCTGGCGCGCTACAGCGAGGTGTTGCTGTCGGAGCTGGGGCAGGGCACGGTGGATTGGCAGCCGAACTTTGACGGCACCATGGAAGAACCCATGGTGCTGCCGGCCCGCTTGCCCAATCTGCTGCTCAATGGCACCACGGGCATCGCCGTGGGTATGGCTACCGATATTCCGCCGCACAACCTCAAGGAAGTGGCTGCCGCCTGTGTGCGTCTGCTGGATGACCCGGGCGCAGGCCTGGACGAGATCCTCGAGCACGTGCAGGGGCCGGATTTTCCCACCGAAGCGGAGATTGTCACGCCCCGTCACGAGCTGTTGAAAATGTACGCCAGCGGCCGCGGTTCGGTGCGCTGCCGCGCCGTCTGGGACAAGGAAGATGGCGAGGTGGTCATTACTGCGCTGCCGCATCAGGTCTCCGGTGCCAAGGTGCTGGAGCAGATCGCTGCACAGATGCAGAACAAGAAGCTGCCCATGGTCGCCGACCTGCGCGACGAGTCGGACCACGAAAACCCGACGCGCATTGTCATTGTGCCGCGCTCCAATCGGGTCGATCTAGATGATCTGATGCAGCACCTGTTCGCCACCACTGACCTGGAACACAGCTATCGGGTCAACATGAACGTCATCGGCACCGACGGCAAGCCGGCGGTCAAGGATCTCTGGACCTTGCTCAGTGAGTGGCTGGGCTTTCGTGTAGCGACCGTGCGCCGCCGGCTGCAGTTTCGCCTGGACAAGGTGCTGGCGCGCCTGCACCTGTTGGATGGCTTGCTGGTGGCCTTCCTCAATCTGGATGAAGTCATTCACATCATTCGCACCGAGGATCACCCCAAGGCCGAGTTGATCGCCCGGTTTGATCTGAGTGAACTGCAGGCGGACTACATTCTGGACACCCGCCTGCGTCAGCTGGCGCGTCTGGAAGAAATGAAGATTCGCGCCGAGCAGGATGCGCTGCGCGAGGAACGCGATCACTTGCAGAGCGTGCTGGGTGACGAGCGCAAGCTGCGTAATCTGGTGCGCGACGAACTGGTCGCTGATGCCGAGACCTACGGTGATGATCGCCGCTCGCCGCTGGTGGAGCGCAAAGAGGCCAAGGCCCTGTCCGAAACCGAGCTGGTGCCCTCTGAACCGGTGACGGTGGTGCTCTCGGAGAAAGGCTGGGTGCGCTGCGCCAAGGGGCATGACGTAGACGGTGCCGGCCTGAATTACAAGGCGGGAGACGGCTACCTGGGGCAGGCCAGCGGACGCTCCAATCAGCAGGCGGTGTTTATCGACAGCAGCGGGCGCAGCTATTCGCTGGCAGCCCATACCCTGCCGTCAGCGCGCGGGCAGGGCGAGCCGCTGACCGGACGCTTCAGCCCGCCGGCCGGTACCAGTTTTGACGCGGTGCTGATGCCTGAGGATGAGAGCTTGTACCTGCTGGCGTCCGATGCCGGTTACGGTTTCCTGGTCAAGGGCGAGGATATGCTCGCCAAGAACAAGAACGGCAAGGCACTGCTGAATTTGCCCGAGGGCGGCCGTATTCTCACGCCGCAACGGGTGCGTTATCCGCAGAGCAGCCACTTGGCGGCGGTATCCAACGAGGGTCGTCTGCTGGTGTTCCCGCTCAAGGATCTGCCGCAACTGTCTAAGGGCAAGGGCAACAAGATCCTGTCGCTGCCCTCTGCGCGGGTCAAATCACGCGAGGAGTTTGTCGCCGGGTTGGCCGTACTGCCGCCGGGTGCGCAACTGGTGCTGACCGCCGGCAAGCGCACCTTGACCCTCAAGGCGGCTGATCTGGAGCATTACAGCGGTGAGCGCGGCCGTCGCGGTAACAAGCTGCCGCGTGGCTTCCAGAAGGTTGACGAGGTGGCTGTAGAGCTGCCGTCAGTCAGTACGCCGGCCGACGAAGGCTGACCTGATCGGTGTGTGCTGTACAACCAGCGCAGGCTCAGGCCTGACGCTGGTTGTACAGGGAGCTAAGCTGGCGCTCGAGCAGCGACTGATACGGCTCCAGCAGGCGCTCGATACAGAAGGTGCCGGGTTGGCTGGCAAGGCGCCGAGTCGAGGCGCACTGACGGAGTGGCTCACTGGCAGCGAGCTCCGCGTGGACCAGCAACAGGTTGCGGCTGTGTTGCAACTGCTCCAGCACCTGCTGACAGGCCGGGTGTTCACCCAGAGCCTTCTCATCCAGTCCGGCCAGACCAGCCGCGTGACCGAGCGCCAGTTGCAGGTGCAACGCGGTGCCGGTGTCGGCAATCTCGATCTGCAGGTCATGCCCCAGCACGCGCAATAGTTCACCGCAGCACAGGCCGTGTTTGAGCTCCGCGCCCCCAGCCTCCGGATTGTCCCTGAACAGCAGCACGCTGGTGCCGTCGAACAGCGTGTGCTGCTCGCCGCCGTACAGCTGGCAGGCGCGTTGAACCTGTTGGCGATAACGCTCAAGCAGCGTCATCAAACGCTCGCGCGGGAGCCGGCGCAGGGCTTCCTGGTTACCCAGGCGGACCGCCAGCATGGCCTGGCGAGCCAGACTGGGCGCAGGTTCTTCATCTGCTGTAGCGTCTGTGACCGCCTCCGAGGGAGCGGCCTCGTCTTGCGGGTCTTGCTCTGTCTCGGCGCTGTCGCTGTCGCTGGGGTTGGCTGCTGCCGCATTAGGTGTTTCTGTCGGCGTTTCGTCGACGGCTGCAGTGTCTGGGCTCGGATCTGCTGCTGTGGCGCTGTCCGCGACGTTGATGTACGCGGGTTCAGCCAACGGCGCTGGAACTGGCTCTGGCTCAGGCTCGGGCAGAAGGCCCCGGTGCGCCAGCATGGCGCGTGAGAGTTCTCCGAGCTCATCGCGACGACGATAGCCGGGAGCCGGGTAGTTGGGAGAAGTGTCCCACTCGGCCAGTGCACTCAGTTGACGTGACAGCTCGCGGCCGCGATGCCACGCCAGCAGCCCGCCGAGACCGCCAATCAGCACCAGGCCCCAGATCAGCCGTTCGAGCAGTTGCTGCGCCGGTTGGGCAAAGGGCGCCGCGCTGAGTGTCAGCTGTACTTGTCCAGCCAGTTGATCCTGCAGGTGCACGGCGGCCGGGTAACGCCCCTGGCCGGGCGCGCGGAGTTGGCGTGACGGCTCGCTGCCCGCTTCGGCCAACAGCCGGTTGCTGGGGGAGTAAAGGCTGACGTGGGCAATCATCGGATTCTGTGCCCATTGAGCCAACAGCATATTCAGGCTCAGGCGGTCCTCAGCTGCCAGCGGCTCTGCCACCGAGGCGGAAATTTGCCGGGCCAGCGCACTGCCGGCACGGTCGGCCTGCTGGGCTATGTCCTGGCTCAGCTGAAATTTGCCAAGCCAAAGCAGCAGTATCAGCATCAGCAACATGGGGCCAAGCACCATCAACGGCAATGCACCGGCCAATGTCAGGGAGCGGCGTCGCAGATTGGCGTAGCAGCGGAGAAATAGATTGTCGGGGGGCGTAGTTGGGCGGCTCAAGGCAAGACTCGACTGGTTGCGGAGGCGGCACCCTGGAGGTGACTGGGCGGCGGCGCGTTGGGCGAGTATAGCTATTCACGAAAACGGGAAAAAGGCTGATCTGTGAGCTGTTTGCCAAATGCAGGTAGAATAGCGGCCAGTTCTGTCTGCCGGAGTGCCTGCCTTGAAGGAAATCGTCCTGATCAACATCACCGGTCCCGATCGTCCGGGGCTGACCGCCGCCATCACCGGCCTGCTGGCCAAGGCGCAGGTCAATATCCTGGATATTGGCCAAGCGGTGATTCATGACACCCTGTCTTTCGGGATTCTGGTCGAGATGCCGGCCGGACAGGGCAGCTCCGATGTGCTCAAGGACGTGCTCTTTCGTGGTTACGAGTTGGATCAGCAGGTGCGCTTCACGCCGGTCAGCGCCGAGGAGTACAGCCGTTGGGTGGAAGGGCAGGGCAAGGCGCGGCATATCGTTACCCTGCTGGCCCGTCGCATTACCGCCGAGCACATCGCCAGGGTCAGTGAAATCACCGCGCGCTATGGCCTGAATATCGACCACATCGATCGCCTGTCAGGTCGTATCCCGGAAGGCTTGCCCGAGGATCAGGGCAAGGGCTGCATTGAGTTTTCGGTGCGCGGCGAACCGGCTGACCCAGCGGCGCTGCGTGCTGAGTTTTTGGCTATCGCCCAGGAGTTGAGCGTCGATATCGCTTTCCAGCAGGACAGCCTGTTCCGTCGCAATCGCCGGCTGGTGGTGTTCGATATGGACTCGACGCTGATCGACGCCGAGGTGATCGACGAGCTGGCAAAAGCGGCGGGCGTGGGCGAGGCGGTGGCGGAAATCACCGAGCGAGCAATGCGTGGCGAGCTGGATTTTCGTGCCAGCTTTCGTGAGCGCATGGCGTTGCTCAAGGGGCTACCGATCTCAACGCTCGACAGCATTGCCGAATCGCTGCGCCTGACCGAGGGCGCAGAAACCCTGATAGCCCAGCTGAGACGTCTTGGCTACAAGACGGCGATTTTGTCAGGCGGCTTCAGCTACTTTGCTGAGCGCCTGCAACAGCGTCTGGGTATCGACTACGTCTACGCCAACGCCTTGCCGGTTGAGAATGGTCTGGTAACCGGTGAGGTTCAGGAACCGATTGTAGACGGTCAGCGCAAGGCCGAGCTGCTGCGTCAACTGGCCCAGCAGGAGGGGATCAGCCTGGAACAGACCATCGCCGTTGGCGACGGCGCCAATGATCTGCCTATGCTGTCGATTGCCGGGCTGGGTGTGGCGTTCCGCGCTAAACCGCTGGTCAAACAGTCCGCCAAGCAGGCGATTTCGACCCTGGGGCTGGACGGTATCTTGTATCTGCTGGGCTTTCGTGACCGCGATGGCGCTTGATCAGCGTTTTCCTAGAGCAGCGCTGATTATTCAGCGCTGAAGTCGTAGTTCATGGCGTCGCTTGGGGCCTGCAGGTAGGACCCCTGGATATAGTTGACGCCGGCCTGCCACAGGGTTGGCATCATAGTGGCGCTATCCACGTAGGGCACGATGGTCAATTTGCCCTGGTTGTGCAGGCTGCTGACCATTTCCTTTAGCGTTTCCACCGCTGTAGCGCTGGACAGATCCCGGGTGAACGAGCCATCAATCTTGATGAAGTCGGCTTGCACGTGCTTCAGCGAGGCATAAGGGTTTAGTGCCCCGCCGAAATGGCTTATCGACACACGGCAATGCATCTGGCGCAGGGCATCGGTGTGTACCTTGGCTTGTTTGAGGTAGGTATTGATGTCGGCGTCGTTGAATTGGAAGATGATGGCGTCGCTGGGCAGTCTGGCGTCGCGCAAGGTGTCGGCGATCCACCGCACCATGTCCGGCGACTGCAGGCTTGCTGCACTCAGGTTTAGCAGCAGATGGGTTTCGGCGCCTTTGCTACGGTGGTTGCTCAGCAGCTTTACTGCCTGAGTGATCAGCCAGCGGTCAATATCCAAGGCCAGCCCTGCTTCCATTGCCGCCGGCAGAAACTCGGTGCTGGGTACTTCCTCGCCTTCACTGTTGAGCAGGCGCAGAAAGGTTTCGTAGTTTTCGGTGTCATCGCCGCGCAGGCTGATGATCGGCTGAAACTGCATGCGGAAGGCGTTGGTTTCCAGCGTATGGCGAATCAGTGCAATCAGGTCGCCGCGATTGGCCTGCATGGCCAGCTCTTCCAGAGGGTCGAAAGCCTTGATGGCGTTGCCGCCGGCGGTGCTTAGCTGGTCGGCCAGGCGGTGGGCTCGATCGACCGCTTCGCTTGGGTTGGCACTGGTCTCGCTGATCGCGGCGACGCCCATGCTCACGGTGATGCGTACCGTGCGTCCGTTGGTTTCGAACAGGTGCGACTCCAGCTTCGCACGCAATTCTTCCAGCTGGGGTAGTGCTGTGACGGGCTCCTTGCCCTCGATCAAAATGCTGCAGGCATCATCTGCAAACCGGGCCATCAGCGTATCTTCGCTGAAATGACCGCGCAGCAGTTGTGCAAGGTCTGTCAGCAGCAGGTCCGCGGCACCGATGCCGATGTCGGCCTGCAGGCTGCTGAAACCGTCGATGCCGAGGTACACCAGCGTGCTGAACAAACCTTGGCGCACCGCCTGATCGCGCACGCTGTCCAACTGTTCCAGAAAGTAGTTGCGATTGAACATGCCGGTGACCAGATCCCGGCTGGCCATTACCTTGAGTTTTTCTTCAAATTCGGCGCTCGCGGTTTCGGCGCGTATGACCACCTGCGTGCAGGGTTCGCCATCGTAGCTGGCTGGCGAGAAGCTCAGGCGGACTGGGAAACCCTTGCCGCTGCTATCCACCGCTTTGCAGCGCATTTCGTTTTGACCGCCCTGGCTATCGTAGTGACGCAGGAAGTCTTTGAAGTTCGCCTGATCAGCACTGTCAATCAACCCCACCATCGGTTCGGCGGCCAGGTCGTCGGCGTCTTCGTAGCCAAACAGTTCGCTGTAGGCGCGGTTGGCATAGATGTGCATACCGTCATGCACATAAGCGATAGCGTCAACCGAGCTGTCCAGTAGCAGTTGGCAGCGTTTCTCGGTCTCACGCAGATTCTGCTCGGCGATGCGTCGTTGGCGGCGTGCGTCGAGGTTGATCAGCTCACGGCCGACCACCAGGGTAAGCAGGTTGTCGGCGTCCTGGGGGAGGGCGTCGGCCATGCCGCTGCGTAGCGCTTCGACGCGCATCTCCATGTCAGCCTGGGGTTTAAGCAGAATGAACGGGATGTCTCTGGACTGGCGCTTGATGAGTAGCGCAGCGTCTTCGGCACTCATGAAACTGGTTTCTGGCTGGGCGAGACAGATATCCCAGTTTTGCTGCAGACACTCCTGCAGGTCTTCAACCGAGGTGATGCGGTGGGCGCGGGTGGCGTGACCTGCGTTGCGTAGCAGGCTGACCAGACGCTCGGCGTTGTTTTGTGAGTCGTCGAGGATCAGTAGCCTTATGGCTTGTTTTTCGTTGGCCATGATATTCCGGGCAAGTCCGGCTGCGCGGGCGCGCAGCCTTGTGCTGTGTCAGAGCACTGAATCTACAGAGACTTCCAGAGTGAGTCAAAGTCATCCTCGGTGCTGACTGTCAAAGATGCGCCGTCTGTCTCAGATTGATTCTTCTCTTCCTTGGGCTGCTCGATCAGGTGGTACTCAAACTGGCTGAAGCTGCCCGTTGCAGTCACCCGACTGGTGAGGTGAGCGCGCTCTGCCGAGCCGCCCTGCAGGATGCTGATCTTGCTGTTGACCTGGAATGGCAGGCGCGGCGTGATAATGGTGGCTGGCCGGTCAATGGCGGTCACCTCCGGCAGCAGCAAGGCGCGCAGGTATTGGCTTGGTTCGCCGGTTTTTCGAATCAGTTTGGCGGCGCAGGGCGTGCAGTGCGGCGCAATCAGCTCGATACCCATCTGTGTGCCGCCGCCGCGCACTTGTCGAATCCAGCGCACCACGGCCAGGCTCCAGTCTTGTTCGTTGGCCTCCTGGACGCCGAGCAGCTCGCCTGCCTGCAGCTGTTTGGGTACGTCTTTGGGCCAGGTCAGACAGAAGCCGCCGGGGCTGTGATTGACAATGGGCAGGCTGTGGATGGGGTAGGCGTCATCACCTTCCTCTTCGCTCTCCTCACCCTGGCTGCTGTAGTTGATCTGTTCAATGTTGCCACCGCTCCATTCAACCGACTGTCCGCCGTCAAAGGCCCCGCTCCAGCCGCCTTGCTTGGCGCGTTGGGCAACATCTGAAAAGGGGTTGAGCTCTTGATCGGTGGCGTCGATGATACGTGCGAAGGCTTTGCCGGCAATGCGGTAGTGGGTGGCGCTCATGCCGATGCTGACCCGCAATTGCCCTTGGCTTGGGATGCGGTTGAAGGTGCGTTCGGCCAGATCGCCCCAGGATTGACTGAGGTGTTGCAGCAGTTCAACGCCCAGTGTGCCGGGGATCTTCAGGTCGCCTCGATAGTCGTTGCCTTCGAGCATGAAGTTCTTGATGTCGCTGACCAGGTGGCGGGTATCCAGGCCGAGGCTGCTATCCAGGCTTTCTCCGCGAATCAGTGATTTGTAACGCGGCGGGCAGTCCATGTCGGGGTTGATGATGAACAGCGCCTTGCTGTCATCCGGGTCAACCAGGTCGGCGTGCCTGCTCCAGTCCTCGAGAGTCGCAAAGAGTCGACCCATGGCGCTCTGGCGCATTTGATTGGGACGTGCGGAGCCCATCAGCAGGGCAACCAGATAGCATTGTTCGATGCTCAGGGGCTGTTTGTTGGCGCTTTCGCTATCGTTTACCGGGGTCTGGTGCAGCTTGCGCTTGCGCGCCATCTGATAGAGCTGGTGCAGCTCCAGCCAGATGCCGTCGGCGACCGGGCAGTACAGCTGGAAGGCGCGCAAAAGCGGGCCGCACAGGCCGCGAATGGAGCGTTGCAGCGCGAGAGTCATCAAGTTGGCGTGGTCGCGCGACTTGATGCTGCGTTCCTGTGCCACCACGATCTTGTAGCCGTTGGCCAGGTGGTTCTGCAGGGACTGGGACAGGTTGGCAACCTTGCGCGGTTTGTCTTCCAGCACGATGGACTGACCGAGGTAGTACTTGGACAGCGCGGAGCAGACGTAGTGTACTTCCGGGCGGATGCGTTCGAGCATGGCCAGGCGGCGGTCGGGAGCAACGTCGTACTGGTTCAGCTCGATCAGTCCCTGATACAGCTGGCGGGCGGTTTCGCCAATGTTGGCCTTCGGTAGGTTGGCCAGCCACTGGGTGATCCCCTTCTCCGTACCCTCGGCGAAGCTCAGGTTGCTGAGCGTTTGTTGAGGTATGCGCAAGTGCATTTTTTGCGTTGTGCTATCCATAACAGTCGTATCCAATACGTGCGTTTGCGGCTGAGCCCCGGCAGCGACGTTGCGCTGCTCATCCGTGGCGCTTGAAGGGTCATGTCTTCTGTGAAAACACTGTAGCAGCTTAGTTCTCAACTGGCTAAGTGCAGAGGCCGAGTCGTAATCTGCCATGCGTTACTGCCGAATCCTATGATGTTTTTCATTGCTCGCGTACCAAGGTGACGCTGATCGGAACCTTGGCGGGTTCGCCTGCGGTTTCACGTACCAGTCGGGGTACCAGATAGCCAGGCAGCCTCGTCAGCATCCGGCCGACTAGTTCCCGAGCTTGCTGGTCGGTCACCAAAAAGTGGCTGGCCCCGCGGACGCGGTCGAGCAAATGCAGATAATAGGGCAATACGCCACTGTCGCCTAGTGCTTCACTTAGGGCTATCTGTGCCGTCAGAGTGTCGTTGACGCCCTGCAGCAGCACCGCCTGATTCAGCAGGGTGACGCCGGCCTGGCGTAGCCGGCTGGCCGCATCACGGGTCAGGTCGTCCAGTTCGGCGGCATGGTTGCAGTGCCAGACCATGGTCACAGGTAGGCGTGTGCCGCAGAGGGCGTCGATCAGCTCGGGGGTGAT contains:
- a CDS encoding retropepsin-like aspartic protease family protein, which produces MMILAWIAGLLLAAFWFSGVEERQRNPNQNPESSRLDSAVEVRLEANRQGHYLVNGRINSRAVTLLVDTGASFVAVPAGLAEELGLERGRQFMVDTANGTAQGYATRLNSLQIGDIRLYDVEAGIVPGMGGDEVLLGMSALRQLDFRSQGGDLLLRQYQ
- the parC gene encoding DNA topoisomerase IV subunit A, with the translated sequence MSDGLDLSLDGVERRSLASFTEEAYLNYSMYVIMDRALPHIGDGLKPVQRRIVYAMSELGLSASSKHKKSARTVGDVLGKYHPHGDSACYEAMVLMAQPFSYRYPLVDGQGNWGAPDDPKSFAAMRYTEARLARYSEVLLSELGQGTVDWQPNFDGTMEEPMVLPARLPNLLLNGTTGIAVGMATDIPPHNLKEVAAACVRLLDDPGAGLDEILEHVQGPDFPTEAEIVTPRHELLKMYASGRGSVRCRAVWDKEDGEVVITALPHQVSGAKVLEQIAAQMQNKKLPMVADLRDESDHENPTRIVIVPRSNRVDLDDLMQHLFATTDLEHSYRVNMNVIGTDGKPAVKDLWTLLSEWLGFRVATVRRRLQFRLDKVLARLHLLDGLLVAFLNLDEVIHIIRTEDHPKAELIARFDLSELQADYILDTRLRQLARLEEMKIRAEQDALREERDHLQSVLGDERKLRNLVRDELVADAETYGDDRRSPLVERKEAKALSETELVPSEPVTVVLSEKGWVRCAKGHDVDGAGLNYKAGDGYLGQASGRSNQQAVFIDSSGRSYSLAAHTLPSARGQGEPLTGRFSPPAGTSFDAVLMPEDESLYLLASDAGYGFLVKGEDMLAKNKNGKALLNLPEGGRILTPQRVRYPQSSHLAAVSNEGRLLVFPLKDLPQLSKGKGNKILSLPSARVKSREEFVAGLAVLPPGAQLVLTAGKRTLTLKAADLEHYSGERGRRGNKLPRGFQKVDEVAVELPSVSTPADEG
- a CDS encoding histidine kinase, whose product is MSRPTTPPDNLFLRCYANLRRRSLTLAGALPLMVLGPMLLMLILLLWLGKFQLSQDIAQQADRAGSALARQISASVAEPLAAEDRLSLNMLLAQWAQNPMIAHVSLYSPSNRLLAEAGSEPSRQLRAPGQGRYPAAVHLQDQLAGQVQLTLSAAPFAQPAQQLLERLIWGLVLIGGLGGLLAWHRGRELSRQLSALAEWDTSPNYPAPGYRRRDELGELSRAMLAHRGLLPEPEPEPVPAPLAEPAYINVADSATAADPSPDTAAVDETPTETPNAAAANPSDSDSAETEQDPQDEAAPSEAVTDATADEEPAPSLARQAMLAVRLGNQEALRRLPRERLMTLLERYRQQVQRACQLYGGEQHTLFDGTSVLLFRDNPEAGGAELKHGLCCGELLRVLGHDLQIEIADTGTALHLQLALGHAAGLAGLDEKALGEHPACQQVLEQLQHSRNLLLVHAELAASEPLRQCASTRRLASQPGTFCIERLLEPYQSLLERQLSSLYNQRQA
- the serB gene encoding phosphoserine phosphatase SerB; the encoded protein is MKEIVLINITGPDRPGLTAAITGLLAKAQVNILDIGQAVIHDTLSFGILVEMPAGQGSSDVLKDVLFRGYELDQQVRFTPVSAEEYSRWVEGQGKARHIVTLLARRITAEHIARVSEITARYGLNIDHIDRLSGRIPEGLPEDQGKGCIEFSVRGEPADPAALRAEFLAIAQELSVDIAFQQDSLFRRNRRLVVFDMDSTLIDAEVIDELAKAAGVGEAVAEITERAMRGELDFRASFRERMALLKGLPISTLDSIAESLRLTEGAETLIAQLRRLGYKTAILSGGFSYFAERLQQRLGIDYVYANALPVENGLVTGEVQEPIVDGQRKAELLRQLAQQEGISLEQTIAVGDGANDLPMLSIAGLGVAFRAKPLVKQSAKQAISTLGLDGILYLLGFRDRDGA
- a CDS encoding EAL domain-containing response regulator, whose product is MANEKQAIRLLILDDSQNNAERLVSLLRNAGHATRAHRITSVEDLQECLQQNWDICLAQPETSFMSAEDAALLIKRQSRDIPFILLKPQADMEMRVEALRSGMADALPQDADNLLTLVVGRELINLDARRQRRIAEQNLRETEKRCQLLLDSSVDAIAYVHDGMHIYANRAYSELFGYEDADDLAAEPMVGLIDSADQANFKDFLRHYDSQGGQNEMRCKAVDSSGKGFPVRLSFSPASYDGEPCTQVVIRAETASAEFEEKLKVMASRDLVTGMFNRNYFLEQLDSVRDQAVRQGLFSTLVYLGIDGFSSLQADIGIGAADLLLTDLAQLLRGHFSEDTLMARFADDACSILIEGKEPVTALPQLEELRAKLESHLFETNGRTVRITVSMGVAAISETSANPSEAVDRAHRLADQLSTAGGNAIKAFDPLEELAMQANRGDLIALIRHTLETNAFRMQFQPIISLRGDDTENYETFLRLLNSEGEEVPSTEFLPAAMEAGLALDIDRWLITQAVKLLSNHRSKGAETHLLLNLSAASLQSPDMVRWIADTLRDARLPSDAIIFQFNDADINTYLKQAKVHTDALRQMHCRVSISHFGGALNPYASLKHVQADFIKIDGSFTRDLSSATAVETLKEMVSSLHNQGKLTIVPYVDSATMMPTLWQAGVNYIQGSYLQAPSDAMNYDFSAE
- a CDS encoding molecular chaperone, with amino-acid sequence MDSTTQKMHLRIPQQTLSNLSFAEGTEKGITQWLANLPKANIGETARQLYQGLIELNQYDVAPDRRLAMLERIRPEVHYVCSALSKYYLGQSIVLEDKPRKVANLSQSLQNHLANGYKIVVAQERSIKSRDHANLMTLALQRSIRGLCGPLLRAFQLYCPVADGIWLELHQLYQMARKRKLHQTPVNDSESANKQPLSIEQCYLVALLMGSARPNQMRQSAMGRLFATLEDWSRHADLVDPDDSKALFIINPDMDCPPRYKSLIRGESLDSSLGLDTRHLVSDIKNFMLEGNDYRGDLKIPGTLGVELLQHLSQSWGDLAERTFNRIPSQGQLRVSIGMSATHYRIAGKAFARIIDATDQELNPFSDVAQRAKQGGWSGAFDGGQSVEWSGGNIEQINYSSQGEESEEEGDDAYPIHSLPIVNHSPGGFCLTWPKDVPKQLQAGELLGVQEANEQDWSLAVVRWIRQVRGGGTQMGIELIAPHCTPCAAKLIRKTGEPSQYLRALLLPEVTAIDRPATIITPRLPFQVNSKISILQGGSAERAHLTSRVTATGSFSQFEYHLIEQPKEEKNQSETDGASLTVSTEDDFDSLWKSL